In Balaenoptera musculus isolate JJ_BM4_2016_0621 chromosome 16, mBalMus1.pri.v3, whole genome shotgun sequence, the DNA window TAAAGGCAGTTCTCTCCCACTTCTGTCTCCACTAAAAGATTGCCTTCCATATTTTCCCTCaaggcaaaacaaaagaaaagtagaCTGGCTAAGCCACCCTCTTGCCACAATTATAACCTGGGGGTAAGTTAGGGCAGCTAGTTTGAGTTCCTGCCGCCTAATAGAATAAGGAACACAGTTGCCTGATAATTTGGTCAAAAGGTGAAAGTTGGGGGCGTAGCCCAAATTATGAGGCGGAAGTCTAAGACAGGTGTTCCTGGACTAGCGAGCCTCTGTCAGGAGCAGCAATTAGTCCCACGCTTGAGCTAACGTGCTATGCTAGCAAGCACCAGCATCCAGCCAGCATCTGAAGTTCAGTGAAGATACGCCACCATCTGGATAGTGAGCTGAAGGGTTGTTAGAGCAGGGAGTACATCCAGGAGAGGATCGAGTGGTTGGGATACAAAGTACCCGGAGCTGGAAGTCTTCCTTCAGACTCCTCGGTTCCCTTGAAGGGAAGGCAAATCTGAGCGTATTCGCTTTTATAGGAAAAACGGTGCACTGTATCTCGCCTTTGCTGGGGGAATTGGAAAGGTTTCCATTCTCAGATACTTCTTTAACGAAAGCTTACCCTGGATTGGGAGAGAGGGACACTAGACAGAgtgcacaactagagaaaatggAGGCAGGAACCGCCCTCAAAGTCTTGGTTGTTGAAGTGAGCAAGGACGTTAACATTAGTCCCAAGTTGATGCTTCTGTGATGTTACTTACTCTATTTGCGGTCTCACAGACGCAACAGGTCTGAGGCTCCTGAACGAGACTGGGCTGATGGAGCCCGGGACCGGGGGCGCCTCGCGAGCGTCTCCTTTAATAGGCGGGGCCGGAACCCCCGCGAGTCCCCGGCTTTGTACGTGTCGGGGGCGGAGCCGCAGACGGCCCTTGCAGCATGGCCGCCGGCGCTGCCGCCGCCTTGGCCTTTCTGAGTCAGGAGAGCCGAGCCCGGGCCGGGGGGATCGGCGGTCTGCGAGTCCCTACCCCGGTCACTATGGACAGTTTTTTCTTCGGTATTGAGGAAAGGAGGAGCTGAGGGTGGTgcgggggcagaggcagggctgaggaACAGGAAGGCAGATGGGTGCAGGACGTGGGTGGGGGCGGAGGGGGCCTCGCACGCGGCAGTTGGAGCGGAAGGGGGTAGCCAGGCTCCTACCCTAGTCGTGCTGGGCGAGGTCCGGGCCGAGCGCTCCAGGTTTTCCTGAGGAGCGGGCGTGTGAATGGCCCGTCAGTCCATGGCTGCACGTGAACGGGATTCGGAGAAACGCCCCCGCACACTCACCCTGTTCTCTCTTCCAGGCTGTGAGCTCTCAGGCCACACCCGCTCTTTCACCTTCAAGGTAGAGGAAGAGGATGATGCGGAGCACGTGCTGGCTTTGACCATGGTAAGGGGCGGGTAAGGGGGGTGGCGGGGAATAGGTTGACCTGAGCGGGCCTCTACCCGCgtgtctctttccctcccccgCTTTACTGGGCGTCACCTCCTCTGCTCAACCCCCACATGGGGGTCCCCTGGCCAGGTGATCCAGGGACCCCTGAGGCTGGGCAAGTCGTAGGGTAGATGCCTCCGTTTGTGGTGTCCACCCTCACTGGGGAGACTCCGAGGCCCTGTGTacccttcccagctctgcctcacCGAGGGGGCCAAAGATGAGTGTAATGTGGTAGAAGTCGTGGCCCGGAATCATGACCACCAGGAGATCGCAGTCCCTGTGGCCAACCTCAAGTTGTCCTGCCAACCCATGGTGAGTTCCCTGGCCATACCTTGGGGGATTGGGAGGTAGGAATTGAGGACTTCAGGATTTCTCACAAGATGGGGTGGGCCAGGCCTTCATCCTTGTCTTCCTCCCAGCTCAGTTTGGATGACTTCCAGCTCCAACCACCTGTAACCTTCCGCCTGAAGTCAGGTTCTGGCCCTGTGCGGATCACTGGGCGGCACCAGATTGGTGAGAGTCTTCTCCTTTGCCTCCAGTAGACTCTCCATCAGGACTCCTACCCCACCCCAGCCTTATCTCCCAATGCGGTTCCCATACAGACCCTGTATGCTGTGCCCTCCACTTATTGTCCTACTCAAGCCGTTCTTCATGGAACCTGTCCCAGCTTCTCCAGCTCCAGTGATGTGGACTCCTTTGCCTCTTTGTTATCTAGTTTAGTATCTGAGGTTTTTCCCACCTAGACTATAAGTTCTGGGAGGTCAGGGTCCCTACAAGCCTAGAGCCACAGGGCATGAATAAATGACCTGTAGTATGAAGGGGTTGTGGCTTTaacttctcttcctcccttcactGCTTGTGTGTCTACCAGTTACTATAAGCAATGATGTTTCTGAGGAAGAGAGCGAAGAAGAGGGCaatgaggaggaggaagctgagtTGTGCCCCATCCTGCCTGCCAAGAAGCAGGGGGGCAGGTTCTAACCCTCCCTGGTGAGTTGGGTGGGAGGCATGCccagcagggcctgggaggggacaggaggagcAGATTTGGACCTAGATGCTGACCCCTTGTTTGCTCTCTTCAGGTCAGCTAGCTGCCTGCCACATGCAAATGCACCAGGTTCCTGTACAAGTTTCAAGAATTTTGTGTCTTTTCCATTGAAGAGGATGGgtagtggtggggtggggtgggtggggtttGGTCTGGTGCTAGGAGAGAGGGAGTCCCAGTCTCCATAGTGCCCTGGTGTTCTAATCCTGTACCACACCCGGAGCTTCCCTTTTCTTCAGGAGTGGGAGGAACTCTGAACTTCCATCCTGACCCTCTCTCCCCACTTGCTTATGAGGTTGGAGGTCAGCATCTGATGCTCAGGACtacacatttttaacatttttttacatttttggataAAGGTTGAAATAAAGTGGTGTGGAGTTTTTTCTGCAACTCATTTGTGTGGCTTCTTTCCCTGCTGGGGTGGCATTCCCCTAGGGACCACCAGGTGGCACTGTGGCAGCACAAAGggtggccctgggcctgggggagggTGAGGAAATGTGGGATCCTGCTCTTCCCAGGGCCCTGGGACTAGCCCAGGCCTGGGCCCCAAATGCCTTCCTAGAAGAGGACCTCCCAACACCAAGCCTGTTCCCAGTCCCTAAAGGTGGGGGAGGGCCATCCCAGGAGGTTATCAGCATCAAAACAAGGGGTCTGGGCCTCTGTCAGCACTCAGGCTGATGGGCAGGGGGACAGATAAGGGGGCTTAAGCAGCACGAGGAATGTGCATCCCTAGCCCCATGAGGGGGCTCAAGCCCTGAGAGGGCCTGAGAGGGGTAGGGTAGAGGCCAGTCTTTGCTCCTCCTTCCAGGCATGCAGGCCGTCTCTGAGACAGCCTGGGCCCTTAGAAACCTGATTCCAGGGGCCAGATGGAGGGGGCTGGCCAGATTGGGTGACAGGGAAACCAGAATCTGGGTGGCCTGGCATATGGGGGTAGAGAGGAGCCCCTGGGATTCAGCCTCCTGGGCTAAGGGGTtcctgccccccagccctctgcctggtctgtggggggcgggggcagtcTCTGGTGCCTGAAATAAGGTGGTTCTAGGGCTTGGCTGCTGCTGTGCCAGGAAGAGAAAGGGATGTACCTGGTGTGAGCATGAGTGTGTATATGACCAAGTCTGAGGTCAGCAGTTCAGCAGCTGTGTCgattggggggtgggaggggtggtctCGGTGccccataaacaaacaaacaaacaaagggtTACCTCATGAGACAGCCTGGGGCCAGACATGCTGAGGAGGGAcagagaacagtgcctggtgggGCTGGGCCCACTCCCTTCCACACCGGCCCCTGGGCAAAGGAGTGAACAAGTGGGAGGGGTCCCTAGATAACCCGAAGAGGCTGGTATTGGGGCAGGGGTGGTAAACTTTGGAGAGTGTTTCCCACAACACTGAAAAGCACTCCCTCCTCAACACATCCCTGGAGGAGTTTCCCTTCTCCCTGTGGTGAGGACCAAACAGGTCCGATTTTTAACCTGCCTTTTTCCTCAAGTTGAGGATAAAGGAAGATGATCCCTCTCTGTGTTGCGGTGATCAGGGTCGCAggcccctttctcttctccaggaCTTTCCTGAAGTGCTTCCACCAGGAACCGGGGTGGAGGGGGCAGCCAGAATAGAACCATTCACCTACTCGCGGCACGGGGTCAGGAGGTAGAGGGGAAGGTGGAGCTGGCGCCCTCTGGTGGGCGAGGTTGAAACCGCTTGTGGCCGTGCGGCTTCCCGCGCCGCCTCTCTAGGGGCTCTTAGGGGTACGCCGCGGTGCAGGGTCCTACGTGCCCCGCCAGTGGTCTGGGCGACTAAGGCCGACTTCATTCGTTCgttcgttcattcactcattggAAGGGCTCCTGTTAGaacccttcccttcctcctctcgtCTATAGCCTCCAAAGTCCTTGGCACGTGCATGGTTGAAGGCGCAGTAGCCTGGCTGAGTGCAGCGAAGAGTCATCCCTCGTGGGAAGCCTCCCCAGCAGACATATCTACCCCCTGTGCGTGGCCCCGCCCAAATATTTACCCCCCGCGACGCGGCTGATCGCTCATTGTACGCCTTTGCTGGTTTTTTGGTGGGTCTTTCCCGCGGTCCCGGCCGGCGCCGAGCGCTCTCCTGCCCGCGGTGGGGGCCCAATCCACATCTGCTTCGTCCAGGAGTTTCCCGGCCCGACGGGGCGCCCGGCGGACAGAGCTGGgaattgttttttctccttccccgCCCCCGCCTCTCCTCGATCTCCCTTTCTGCCCTCTCAGCGCACAGTAGGAGAGTTGCCAATTCACTTTGGCCCCTGAGAGCTGAGGGATGAAGGCTTACGCCGGGGTTTGCAGACTcttggaggaggggcaggactgTATTTGGGGGGTGAAGTGGGGCGACTCCCAGACCCGGGCCTAAAGTGCTTAACACAGTCTCCGCGATTTACATTTGAACGGTCGGCGGAGGGTCTGCGGCGCTTTGAACGCCGGGCGCAGGAGGCGCGCGTTTGAGCGAGCGGCGGTCCAGGCGGCCCCGGCCGGTTGGTGTGGATTTGAGGGGCCCGGGGTTGTGCTGGGGGGGCGACCGATGCACTTGGAAAGAGGCTGAAGGTGTGTGTTTAGAGGGGCTATTTGTGTTGGCGagaggtgtgtgtttgtgtttgcagGAGGCGAtggacactgtgtgtgtgtgtttgtgtgtgtgtgtgtgtgtgtgtatttgtgtttgcGGAGTGTGGAGGCGGCCGGGAAAGGTGGCCGGCTGTCACTCAGCGATCAGGTTGACAGGCGCTCCCTCATCAGGGCCAGGGAGCTCTGATTGCAGATTCGAGGAAACAAAATAGCAATTGTAATTACGGGGCTTTGATAAGATAAAGGAAGGAGCGAGCTGGCCGGGAGGCGAGTAAGAGAGCAAGGGAGGAGAGAGCGGCCTGCTGGGGCCCCGATGGAATATTTGCATCTGTCACTCACGGGGGTGTGCCCTGGCAGTACCCGGCGCCTGATGCGGAGGTGTCCCTATTGCCGCCCCCCTCCTTCTAGAGACAGGGACTTTTGGAGAGATGAGAAGAATCCCCCCGAAATCGACGAAGGTCCAGTTGGGGGAAATTCTCCAAATATAAAGGAATTCTGGTCTGTACAGGCCCCTTGGTGGAGGTTAAGGTGTAGGACTCAAACCCTGACCTCCACACTTTTAGGCCCTGGATTTCTCACctctgggggagagggaggagggtggatTAAGATCATTGAGGTTCAGCCCAGCTCCTTCAAAACCTTCTGGGGGCTCCAAACCAGGGTTGGTGGAGACAGCTTGGACTGTCTCCACCCCAGTCCGGGGAAGGACAGGTGCCCAGAGTGACTCAGGTTGTGACTCCAGGACTATGCACACTAAGGATGGGCTGGATGCCCTGACCCCTGTCTGGGTCCTGCTCCCTGCTGTTCTCATCAGTCTATTTTCAGAGGGCTGGGTCCCTGGTGAGGAGAAGGCCCTTCTCATGCtctgctccccatctctccacTCATTGTTTAATGCatacaaataaacattttcaagggcctactatgtgcagggcaTGAGGTTAAGATGGTGAACATCTTGCTTGCTTGAAGCGGTGCAGCTGGGGAGTTAGACACCCAACAAGTGGCTGGCAACCTCTAAGACAGAGGAGCTCAAATGAAGGAAATGTGCTGGTCTGGGCTGTGGGCACTGGAGCAGCCCACCTCAcctgtcttcccccagtgggccCACCTCCCAGTGGGGTTGAGAGAAGATGGTGCAAACCCAGCCCTTAGCAAAtacaagtgctcagtaaatggtggtGCTTATGATTATTATCTGTTGGGAGGGTGGTGAAGGCAAGCCTCCCCGTGGAAGACCCACATGCACTGAGGTCTAAATGCTCAGCCAGTTTCCCCATTATTCATTCATCGAATACTAATTGCTGAACAACCCCTGCCCAGCTCTCTGCCATGAGCTGCAGCTTCTGAGCTAGTAAGACATGGTCCTTGCCTGGCGGTCTGTGTGGGCAAGAGCCAGTTGAGGGAACAGACTCCTGGAGGTGGGTAacaggtgggctcaggaagtctacTTCTCTGGGGAGGGATGAGATCTTGGGACAAGTCTTCTGACTCTGTTTTCCCATCTAGACCTCGCTCAGTGTTAGCGTTATGGCTGGGAGTGGGAAAGGTAGGCCACAGAGAAAGGGGAGGTAGGCAGAACTTTGCTGTGCTGCCTACTGCCTCTGGCCTAATGGCTTCCTGGGACCACCCCAAACCCTCCAGCCCAATCCCCAAGGACATGGCCGGGGCAGTAGGGCAGGGGAGGTCTTGGGCGAGGCCAGCAGCTGGGCAAAGCATCAGTGACTCCACCTGCTCCTCAAAAGTATCTGTCCCAGGGCACCTCTGCCCACCCAGGCTGCTCTCAAAGAAGCACCATGGCTCAGGGCTTCCCAAAGCCCCTGGAGGGAAGCAATGAGTGGCTGGGAAAGGCTTAGACAACTCCTTACCTTCTTgatactccccctcccccacagttGACACAAAGCC includes these proteins:
- the NPM3 gene encoding nucleoplasmin-3, encoding MAAGAAAALAFLSQESRARAGGIGGLRVPTPVTMDSFFFGCELSGHTRSFTFKVEEEDDAEHVLALTMLCLTEGAKDECNVVEVVARNHDHQEIAVPVANLKLSCQPMLSLDDFQLQPPVTFRLKSGSGPVRITGRHQIVTISNDVSEEESEEEGNEEEEAELCPILPAKKQGGRF